DNA from Pelagibacterium nitratireducens:
TGTGAAGCCCGCTTGTCTGGCCGTTGCCAATGAAGACATAGGCTCCCGGGCGGCGTTCGAGCATGAACGCGAAATCTTCTCCGCCCATCATCGGCACGAGATCGGGATTGACGTTTTCGGTGCCGACGATTTCCTGGGCGATTGCACAGGCAAACCGGGTGTGCTCGGGATCGTTGACGGTTACAGGGTATCCACGGCGGAAATCGAGCTTTGCGGCGGCACCAAAGGCACTGGCGATGTGCGAAACAACCGCGTTCATTTTCGCTTCGACCGTATCGCGCGTCTCGGGGGCAAGCGTGCGAACGGTTCCCGATAGTTGTGCTGTACCGGGGATAACGTTGTAGGCACTGCCCGCTTCCATGCGGGTTGTCGAAATCACCGCCGAGGCAAGCGGATCGACATTGCGCGCAACGATCGACTGGAGCGCGGTAATCATGTGACCGGCAACGAGTACGGGATCGATGGCCTCATGAGGCCAGGCGGCATGCCCGCCTTGGGCCGTGATCTCTATATCGAATTCATCGGCCGATGCCATGATGGCGCCCGAACAGGTGGCAAAGCTGCCTTCGGGCAAGCCGGGCAGATTGTGCATGCCATAGACCGCTTCGATGCCGAACCGCTCGAACAAACCGTCTTCGGCCATGGCCAATCCGCCCGCTCCGCCCTCTTCGGCGGGTTGGAAGATCACCATGATCGTGCCATCGAAATTTCGGGTCTGGGCCAGATGTCGAGCCGCCCCGAGGAGCATGGCGCTGTGTCCGTCATGGCCGCAGGCGTGCATCAGCCCTTGTGTGGTGCTCGCATGAGGCAGGCCCGTTGCCTCCTTGATCGGCAGCGCATCCATATCGGCCCGCAGTCCTATGGACTTGCCTGGTGCGCGCCCGCGGATCACGCCAACGACGCCGGTCCTGCCGATACCGGTCACGACTTCGTCGACGCCAAAGCTTTCAAGACGCTCGGCGATCTTTGCCGCCGTTCGGTCCACATCGTAAAGCAGTTCGGGATGGGCATGAAAATCGCGCCGCCAGGCGACGATGTCATCGAGCATTTCATTGATGGAATTGATAATCGGCATGGTGGACCTTCAGAGAATGTCGTCGCGGATGCAGGCCTTGAGGTGGCCGGGCGCGACCTCACGCAATTCCGGGCGAATTTGGGCGCATTCGGGAAGCGCGTAGCGGCACCGCGTTCTCAACACGCACCCCGACGGCGGATCGATGGGGCTTGGGATATCCCCCTCGAGAACGATACGGTGGCCTTGTCTGTCGGGGTCGGGAGCAGGCGCGGCCGACAGCAGCGCTTCGGTATAGGGATGCTTGGGAGATGCGTAGAGCCGGTCGCGAGGGGCGATCTCCATGATGCGACCCAGATACATAACGATCACCCGATCGCAAAAATGTTCAACCACGGCAAGATCGTGGGCGATGAACAAGATCGTGAGTCCAAGCTGATCCTTAAGGTCCTGCAAGAGGTTGAGAACCTGGGCCTGAACGGACACGTCGAGCGCGGAAACCGGCTCGTCGGCGACGATAAAGCCCGGGGAAACCGCGAGTGCGCGTGCAATGCCAATGCGCTGGCGCTGGCCGCCGGAAAATTCATGCGGAAACCGTTGGGCGGCATCAGCGGGTAGCCCGACAAGCTCGAGCAGTCGCGCCACTTCGGCCTCACGCTCCTTGCGCGTGCCAATGCCATGGATTTCCATGCCTTCGGCGATCAGTTCGCCCACCTTCCTGCGCGGATTGAGGCTCGCAAAAGGGTCCTGAAACACCATCTGAATCTTGCGCCGGAAGGCCATCATTTCGCGTTCAGGCAAGCTGGCGATGTCAGTGCCTTCATAGACGATTTCGCCTTCGGTCGGGTCGGTCAGCCGCATTATGGTGCGCCCGATCGTGGTCTTGCCCGACCCCGATTCCCCAACGAGCCCGACGACCTCGCCGCGGGCGATCTCAAAACTCACATCGTCGACCGCGTGCACCTGGCGCTTTTCGCGCGAAAAGGGCTGGCCCTTGACCGGAAAGCGCTTGGACAGATTATTGACGGACAAAAGAGCTTTTGAAGCACTCATTGGCTCACCTCCTGCCAGCGGATGCAGCGTGCGCCATGGTCGGCACCGACATCAAACAAGGGTGGCGGCGCCTCGCGGCAGGCGTCGATGGCCAGCGGGCAGCGTGGCGCGAAACGGCAACCTTTCGGCAGGTCCAGAGGGTTTGGAGGCGCGCCGCCAATGGTTTCGAGCTTGCTTGACGCAGACCTGACGGCGGGGTTGGGAATGGATTTGAGCAGACCCACGGTATAGGGGTGGCGCGGGGCGGAAAAGATTGTCCGAACGGGCCCTTCCTCGACCACCTGGCCCGCATACATCACCGCCACACGATCGGCGATTTCCGCAACGACACCGAGATTGTGGGTGATGAACAGCACCGACATGCCGATCTCTTTCTGGAGGCGGCGGATGAGATCGAGAATCTGGGCCTGAATGGTCACATCGAGCGCGGTTGTCGGCTCGTCGGCGATCAACAGGGAGGGCCGGCACGATAGCGCAATGGCGATCATCACTCTTTGGCGCATGCCTCCCGAGAGCTGATGGGGGAAATCGTCGACCCGGTTTTCCGGCGCGGGGATCCCCACCAGCCGGAGCATTTCGATAGCTTTTTCGCGTGCTTGCTTTTTCGATACGTTCTGGTGGAGCCTGATGGCTTCGATGATCTGCGCCCCAATCGACCACACGGGGTCAAGACTGGTCATGGGCTCCTGGAAGATCATCGCGACGTCGTTGCCGCGCACGGCGCGCATGGCTCTTTCGTCAAGCGCCCGGATATCGATTTCCGGCCCGCCGGGCCTGTTGAACCTGATGGATCCTTCGTCGATGCTGCCGCCCCCGCGCCCGACAAGGCGCATTATGGACAGCGAGGTCACCGATTTTCCGGAACCGGACTCCCCGACGACACCCAGTGTTTTGCCGGCGGGAATGGAAAACGATACATCGTCGACACTGCGCACGACCCCCCTTGGGGTGGCAAACGAGGTCTTGAGACCTTTCACCTCGAGCAGCGGAATTGCAGCGGGATCGGTCATAGCCTCAACTCCTACGCACGCGCGGATCGACATAGCCATAGAGAATGTCGACCAGCAGATTGACGCCGATATAGATTATGGCGCTGAGCATGATGAATGCCTGCACCACCGCATAGTCCTGGCGCAGGATCCCATCGATCACCAGAGTGCCGATCCCCGGCCAGACGAAAATCCGCTCGACAAGCACGCTGCCCCCTAAAAGCTGGGCAAGGATAAGTCCGCCCGCCGTCAGGGTGGGCAAAAAGGCATTGGGCAGGATGTGCCGGAAATGGGTCGAGATGGGCGCCACGCCCTTGGCATGCAGGACGGTGACGAACGGCTCGCTGACCACATCGAGAAGATTGGCCCGCAACAGACGCACCAGATACCCCAGTGGCCCGAGCGCCAGGGCCAGGGCCGGAAGCGCCAGATGGTGGAACGCAGTGGCAAATCCGGCCAGGTTGCCTTCCAGAAGATAGTCGAACGTATAAAAGCCGGTGCGGAGGTCGGCGGGCACCGGTCCCCGCCCCACAGGACCGGGGAACCAGCCGAGCTGCTCGAAAAAGACCATCAGGAACAGCAGTGCCAACCAGAATGGGGGAATTCCCACGCTGATGAAGGAAAAGAGCCGCAACAGCCGGTCGAGCCATCTCGACTGGAGGAAACTGACCAGAACCGTAATAAGAACCGCCCCGACAAAAGCGAACACGAATGCATAAAGCGCCAATTCGGCGCTGGCGGGCAACCGCTCAAGGATCTGGGACAGGACCGGCTGGCCGGCACTGTAGGAAAATCCCCAGTCGCCCGAGAAGAATGAAACGACATAGTCGAAATACTGAACGAAGAGCGGCTTATCGAGGCCCAGTTGGGCGGTGATGCTGGCGATCACTTCGTCATTGGCGAACGGGCCGGCGATCAGACGGGCCGGATTGGTCGGCACGGCACGCAGAACCACAAAGGCCAGCACCGAGGCTCCGAAAACCGTAATGAAAGCTGAACCGATCCGTCCAAGCAGAAAATTTATCATCTGACCGCTCCTAGATTGACAGTCGCGCGCCCGATTTCGGGTCGTAGATGTCGCGCAGCCGGTCGGCAATCAGGTTGGCCGATACCGCGAGCATGAAAATGCCCAACCCCGGGAAAAAGCCGAGCCACCATTGACCGGTCAGCGCAAAGGCAAGCCCCTCTGTGATCATGGTTCCCCATTCGGGAGTGGGGGGCTGGATGCCAAGGCCGACAAAGCCGAGGGCGGCAAGGGTCAGGATCGAAAAGCTGAAGACCGAGGAGGCCTGAATAAAGATCGTCGAGGTGGTCTGGGGCAGGATATGGAGCCGGATCAGACGGAAATTGGAGGCACCCAGGGCCTGGGCGGATTCCACGTACATCAGGGTGCGCAACCGCAGGACTTCGCTGCGCAGCAGCCGGAAGTACCAGGGGATGGCGGCAAGGATCACCCCGATGGCGGCCGAGACGATCCCCGCTCCGAGCCCAATGGCAACCGCCATTGCGAGAATGAGCGGCGGGAAGGCCAGGATAGCATCCATGACCCGCGAAATGACAGCATCGAACCACCCGCCGACAAGACCGGCAAGCAGACCGAGGGTGCCGCCGATAAGCGTTCCGGCGATCGTGACCCCGATGGCCACACCGATCGAGACCTGCGCCCCCTGGATGAAGCGCGCGAAGACGTCACGCCCCACATCGTCGGTGCCCATCGGGTGCTCGAAGCTTGGCGGGAGCAGAGAGTTCAAAATATCGACGCGAAGCGGATCGAGGGGCCATAGCAGGCGACCGAACAGCGCAAGAAACACGATGACGCCGAGAATGATCACGCCAAAGAGCAATTCGCGGTCATGGGCCAGTTGCGCAAAAAGTCGTCGCACCAAATCCGTCCTCTCAACATTTTTCGTTTCGGGAGTGCGATGACTTCGCCGCACTCCCGGCATTGGGCTCAGGCGAATGCGTGAGGATAGTGTTTCCGGGCATAGGCCTCGGTCATATAGCCATCCTCGACATCGCGCTGGACGCTTGCAATGGGGCGTTCGGACGGATCGCCATAACCCCCGCCACCGCCGGTCTTCATTTGAAGAACCGAGTCCTTTGGCATGTGAAAGTGGGTCGATTTGGCGATCGAATGAACCTCACCATCCGGCATCTGCGCATAGCAATTGTTCGGCCGTGCTTCCTTGCCGCCCAACAATCCCCAGGGTGCGTTGAGAGACCGTTCGAACACGGTTGTAATCAGGGTATCCTCAGTCATGCGGATGTCGAGATTGAGCCCCGGACCGCCCCGCCATTTTCCCGGTCCAACCGAATCGCTGGCCAGTGCCAGTTGCTCGACGATCCAGGGATTGCGCTGCTCCCAAACCTCTGCCGGAGTGAAACGGGTCGCGGATTCGGCTATGTGTAGCATCGTGCCGCCATCGCCGCCGTCCCACGCACCTTGTCCGGTGGGCAATGGAGTGCCGTCCGCCCAGGGTTCCCTGGTTTCTTCACGCTGTCCCCATGCAACAATGGAACAGATGCAGCCGCCCGATTGAGCCGGAACGGCCTTGGGCAATGCATTGGCGACGGCATTGTAGATCACTTCGATGGCCTGCAAGCCCGGCCAGCCATAAATAAAGGAGGGCGCTGGCGGCAGGGGATCGAACATCGACCCGGGGCGGGTGATGACCTTGAGGGCGCGGAAATGGCCCTCGTGGGGAGCCTCACCATAGCCCGCCAGCATGGTGATGGCGACGCGGCTGGCCGAAATTGTCGTGGGGAGCGGCGAGTTCGTCGGGCCGACCTGTTCGTCCGGAACGCCTGAGAAATCGAGAACCACGTCCGATCCCTTGACCTCGAGCGCGATCTCGAAGGGGATACGATCCTTGGTGACCCCGTTGTTGTCCATCTCGCCCTTGCCGACATAACGGCCATCAGGGATTTTCTCGAAATAGGATCGCACGATGCGCTCGCCGTGGTCGAACATGTCGTCGACCGCCGCACGATAGGTTTCGAGCCCGAAGCGCTCGACGACCTCGA
Protein-coding regions in this window:
- a CDS encoding ABC transporter ATP-binding protein, which codes for MTDPAAIPLLEVKGLKTSFATPRGVVRSVDDVSFSIPAGKTLGVVGESGSGKSVTSLSIMRLVGRGGGSIDEGSIRFNRPGGPEIDIRALDERAMRAVRGNDVAMIFQEPMTSLDPVWSIGAQIIEAIRLHQNVSKKQAREKAIEMLRLVGIPAPENRVDDFPHQLSGGMRQRVMIAIALSCRPSLLIADEPTTALDVTIQAQILDLIRRLQKEIGMSVLFITHNLGVVAEIADRVAVMYAGQVVEEGPVRTIFSAPRHPYTVGLLKSIPNPAVRSASSKLETIGGAPPNPLDLPKGCRFAPRCPLAIDACREAPPPLFDVGADHGARCIRWQEVSQ
- a CDS encoding M20 aminoacylase family protein → MPIINSINEMLDDIVAWRRDFHAHPELLYDVDRTAAKIAERLESFGVDEVVTGIGRTGVVGVIRGRAPGKSIGLRADMDALPIKEATGLPHASTTQGLMHACGHDGHSAMLLGAARHLAQTRNFDGTIMVIFQPAEEGGAGGLAMAEDGLFERFGIEAVYGMHNLPGLPEGSFATCSGAIMASADEFDIEITAQGGHAAWPHEAIDPVLVAGHMITALQSIVARNVDPLASAVISTTRMEAGSAYNVIPGTAQLSGTVRTLAPETRDTVEAKMNAVVSHIASAFGAAAKLDFRRGYPVTVNDPEHTRFACAIAQEIVGTENVNPDLVPMMGGEDFAFMLERRPGAYVFIGNGQTSGLHTDTYDFNDEIIPAGVSYLVRLGEAAASGRSR
- a CDS encoding hydantoinase B/oxoprolinase family protein, which translates into the protein MAKRHEPVVHNAGMFGRMTETKADPITTEVIRHALNSAANQMKRALIRTSFSPIIYEVLDFAVAIYDKEVRLLSQAPSLPMFMGTLSFCINEAVKANGGPETLNPGDALIYNWPFGTGSHPQDMVIIMPVFLNDEELIGYTAIKGHWLDIGAKDPYCTDTTDVFQEGVIFPGVKIYKEGVLNEDIFRMIMANTRVPQMVRGDLDAQITGCRVGVKSLLEVVERFGLETYRAAVDDMFDHGERIVRSYFEKIPDGRYVGKGEMDNNGVTKDRIPFEIALEVKGSDVVLDFSGVPDEQVGPTNSPLPTTISASRVAITMLAGYGEAPHEGHFRALKVITRPGSMFDPLPPAPSFIYGWPGLQAIEVIYNAVANALPKAVPAQSGGCICSIVAWGQREETREPWADGTPLPTGQGAWDGGDGGTMLHIAESATRFTPAEVWEQRNPWIVEQLALASDSVGPGKWRGGPGLNLDIRMTEDTLITTVFERSLNAPWGLLGGKEARPNNCYAQMPDGEVHSIAKSTHFHMPKDSVLQMKTGGGGGYGDPSERPIASVQRDVEDGYMTEAYARKHYPHAFA
- a CDS encoding ABC transporter permease, whose translation is MINFLLGRIGSAFITVFGASVLAFVVLRAVPTNPARLIAGPFANDEVIASITAQLGLDKPLFVQYFDYVVSFFSGDWGFSYSAGQPVLSQILERLPASAELALYAFVFAFVGAVLITVLVSFLQSRWLDRLLRLFSFISVGIPPFWLALLFLMVFFEQLGWFPGPVGRGPVPADLRTGFYTFDYLLEGNLAGFATAFHHLALPALALALGPLGYLVRLLRANLLDVVSEPFVTVLHAKGVAPISTHFRHILPNAFLPTLTAGGLILAQLLGGSVLVERIFVWPGIGTLVIDGILRQDYAVVQAFIMLSAIIYIGVNLLVDILYGYVDPRVRRS
- a CDS encoding ABC transporter permease, with product MRRLFAQLAHDRELLFGVIILGVIVFLALFGRLLWPLDPLRVDILNSLLPPSFEHPMGTDDVGRDVFARFIQGAQVSIGVAIGVTIAGTLIGGTLGLLAGLVGGWFDAVISRVMDAILAFPPLILAMAVAIGLGAGIVSAAIGVILAAIPWYFRLLRSEVLRLRTLMYVESAQALGASNFRLIRLHILPQTTSTIFIQASSVFSFSILTLAALGFVGLGIQPPTPEWGTMITEGLAFALTGQWWLGFFPGLGIFMLAVSANLIADRLRDIYDPKSGARLSI
- a CDS encoding oligopeptide/dipeptide ABC transporter ATP-binding protein, which translates into the protein MSASKALLSVNNLSKRFPVKGQPFSREKRQVHAVDDVSFEIARGEVVGLVGESGSGKTTIGRTIMRLTDPTEGEIVYEGTDIASLPEREMMAFRRKIQMVFQDPFASLNPRRKVGELIAEGMEIHGIGTRKEREAEVARLLELVGLPADAAQRFPHEFSGGQRQRIGIARALAVSPGFIVADEPVSALDVSVQAQVLNLLQDLKDQLGLTILFIAHDLAVVEHFCDRVIVMYLGRIMEIAPRDRLYASPKHPYTEALLSAAPAPDPDRQGHRIVLEGDIPSPIDPPSGCVLRTRCRYALPECAQIRPELREVAPGHLKACIRDDIL